In one window of Rhodopseudomonas palustris HaA2 DNA:
- a CDS encoding cysteine desulfurase family protein, translating into MTADRVYLDWNATTPLRPQARAAMAAAMELAGNPSSIHAEGRAARGLVEQARAMVAAAVGAAPRNVVFTSGGTEANTLALTPGLGIGSQRIEQLVVSAIEHASVLTGGRFPHGSVATVQVSREGVVDLDHLRGLLAGGHPALVSVMLANNETGALQPLPAIAEIVHAADGLLHVDAIQALGKIPFTVNELGADLVSLSAHKLGGPTGVGALVLTERLAGLEPLLRGGGQELGRRAGTENVAGIAGFGAAVAAAMAGMESDMARIENLRNRLEANLRQTEGSVIIAESVPRLPNTTLVALPGLRAETAVIGFDLAGVAVSSGSACSSGKVRASHVLEAMGFGPELAQSAIRLSLGWSSSESDIDRCLKAWRKLAGNLTKRDHETELERF; encoded by the coding sequence GTGACGGCCGACCGGGTGTATCTCGACTGGAATGCGACGACGCCGCTGCGGCCGCAGGCGCGGGCGGCGATGGCCGCGGCGATGGAGCTGGCAGGCAACCCCTCCTCGATTCACGCCGAGGGCCGGGCTGCGCGTGGGCTGGTCGAGCAGGCGCGGGCGATGGTCGCGGCGGCGGTCGGGGCCGCGCCGCGCAATGTCGTGTTTACGTCAGGCGGCACCGAGGCCAACACGCTGGCGCTCACGCCCGGACTCGGGATCGGCTCCCAACGCATTGAGCAGCTTGTCGTTTCGGCGATCGAACATGCTTCGGTGCTGACCGGCGGGCGGTTTCCGCACGGCAGCGTCGCGACCGTTCAAGTCTCACGTGAAGGCGTTGTCGATCTGGATCACCTGCGCGGGTTGCTGGCCGGCGGGCACCCGGCGCTGGTGTCGGTGATGCTCGCCAACAACGAGACCGGCGCGCTGCAACCCCTTCCGGCGATTGCTGAAATCGTCCATGCCGCGGACGGCCTGCTGCATGTCGATGCGATTCAGGCGCTGGGGAAAATCCCGTTCACGGTCAATGAATTGGGAGCCGACTTGGTGTCGCTGTCGGCACACAAGCTGGGCGGGCCGACCGGTGTCGGCGCTCTCGTGTTGACGGAGCGGCTGGCCGGTCTGGAGCCTCTGCTGCGGGGCGGCGGCCAGGAGCTGGGTCGGCGGGCCGGAACCGAGAATGTCGCCGGGATCGCAGGCTTCGGCGCGGCGGTTGCGGCGGCGATGGCGGGGATGGAATCCGACATGGCGCGGATCGAAAACCTGCGGAATCGGCTCGAGGCAAACCTGAGGCAAACCGAAGGCAGCGTCATCATCGCCGAATCCGTGCCGCGGCTGCCGAACACCACGCTGGTCGCGCTGCCCGGATTGCGCGCCGAGACCGCGGTGATCGGCTTCGACCTCGCCGGCGTCGCGGTGTCGTCCGGCTCCGCGTGTTCGTCGGGCAAAGTTCGCGCGTCGCATGTGCTGGAGGCGATGGGGTTTGGTCCGGAACTTGCTCAGTCGGCGATACGGCTCAGTCTCGGCTGGTCGAGTAGCGAATCCGACATTGATCGATGCTTGAAGGCTTGGCGAAAGCTTGCGGGCAACCTAACTAAAAGGGATCATGAAACAGAGCTTGAACGGTTCTAA
- a CDS encoding alpha/beta hydrolase — protein sequence MPEVIFTGPAGRLEGRYHPAKQKNAPIAMVLHPHPQFRGSMNHPIVYQVYYAFVARGFSVLRFNFRGVGRSQGSFDHGTGELSDAASALDWAQTINPEARACWVAGFSFGAWIGMQLLMRRPEVEGFISIAPEPNRYDFSFLAPCPSSGLIVHGEKDIVAPAKDVNTLVEKLKTQKGIIIDQQTIPGANHFFEDKMEPLMETVTSYLDMRLANVR from the coding sequence ATGCCTGAAGTCATTTTCACCGGTCCCGCAGGCCGCCTCGAGGGCCGCTACCACCCCGCCAAGCAGAAGAACGCGCCGATCGCGATGGTGTTGCACCCGCATCCGCAGTTCCGCGGCAGCATGAACCACCCGATCGTCTATCAGGTGTATTACGCCTTCGTGGCGCGCGGTTTCTCGGTGCTGCGCTTCAATTTCCGCGGTGTCGGCCGCAGCCAGGGGTCGTTCGACCACGGCACCGGCGAATTGTCCGATGCTGCCTCGGCGCTCGACTGGGCCCAGACCATCAACCCCGAGGCGCGCGCCTGCTGGGTCGCCGGCTTCTCGTTCGGCGCCTGGATCGGCATGCAGCTCCTGATGCGGCGGCCCGAGGTCGAGGGCTTCATCTCGATCGCGCCGGAGCCGAATCGCTACGATTTCTCGTTCCTGGCGCCCTGCCCGTCGTCCGGCCTGATCGTGCACGGCGAAAAGGACATCGTGGCGCCCGCCAAGGACGTCAACACGCTGGTCGAAAAGCTGAAGACCCAGAAGGGCATCATCATCGACCAGCAGACCATCCCCGGCGCCAACCACTTCTTCGAGGACAAGATGGAGCCGCTGATGGAGACGGTGACGTCCTATCTCGACATGCGGCTGGCCAACGTCCGCTGA
- a CDS encoding anhydro-N-acetylmuramic acid kinase, with product MMMTAIGLMSGTSLDGVDVALIKTDGRHVAALGPSGYRPYTETERGLLRQALAEATGLDRRDARPGILAEAERAVTIAHAEAVAAFVAQNRITAGAIDIVGFHGQTVLHRPAAKLTVQIGDAQALAKAIRIPVMHDFRAADVAAGGQGAPFVPVYHRALAQSLGRDGPIVVVNIGGVSNVTYIDGNDALIACDTGPGNALLDDFVFRAIGKPFDCEGRLAAQGTADEGWIADALQHPFFAQRPPKSLDRNDFASLGLRDWSPADGAATLTAFTAGAIAAIVPLLPKPPTSFVITGGGARNLTMMRMLREQLEPARVESADALGWSADAMEAQAFGFLAARGLKGLPLSYPATTGVSFPMTGGLLARP from the coding sequence ATGATGATGACGGCGATCGGACTGATGAGCGGGACGTCGCTCGACGGGGTCGACGTCGCCCTGATCAAGACCGACGGCCGGCACGTGGCGGCGCTCGGCCCCTCCGGCTATCGCCCCTATACCGAGACCGAGCGCGGCCTGCTGCGCCAGGCTCTGGCGGAGGCGACCGGTCTCGACCGCCGTGACGCGCGGCCGGGCATCCTCGCCGAGGCCGAGCGCGCAGTGACGATCGCACACGCCGAGGCGGTCGCGGCCTTCGTCGCGCAGAACCGGATCACCGCCGGCGCCATCGACATCGTCGGCTTCCACGGCCAGACCGTGTTGCACCGGCCCGCGGCCAAATTGACGGTGCAGATCGGCGACGCCCAGGCACTGGCGAAGGCGATCCGGATTCCGGTGATGCACGATTTTCGCGCGGCCGATGTCGCGGCCGGCGGGCAGGGGGCGCCGTTCGTCCCGGTCTATCACCGCGCGCTGGCGCAATCGCTCGGCCGCGATGGGCCGATCGTGGTGGTCAATATCGGCGGCGTCTCCAACGTCACCTATATCGACGGAAACGATGCGCTGATCGCCTGCGATACAGGGCCTGGCAATGCGCTGCTCGACGATTTCGTGTTCCGCGCGATCGGCAAGCCGTTCGATTGTGAGGGCCGGCTCGCGGCCCAGGGCACAGCGGACGAAGGCTGGATCGCGGACGCCCTGCAGCATCCGTTCTTCGCCCAGCGGCCGCCGAAATCGCTCGACCGCAACGACTTCGCCTCGCTGGGATTGCGCGATTGGTCGCCGGCCGATGGCGCGGCGACGTTGACGGCGTTTACCGCGGGCGCGATCGCGGCCATCGTGCCGCTGCTGCCGAAGCCGCCGACCAGCTTCGTGATCACGGGCGGCGGTGCGCGCAATCTGACGATGATGCGGATGCTGCGCGAGCAACTCGAGCCGGCGCGGGTCGAAAGCGCCGACGCGCTCGGCTGGTCGGCCGATGCGATGGAGGCGCAGGCCTTTGGATTCCTGGCCGCGCGCGGCCTGAAAGGCCTGCCGCTCAGCTATCCGGCGACCACCGGGGTGTCGTTCCCGATGACCGGCGGGCTGCTGGCGCGACCGTAG
- the sufB gene encoding Fe-S cluster assembly protein SufB, which produces MAAVQETVDRVRQIDVDQYRYGFETLIESDKAPKGLSEDIVRFISAKKNEPDWMLQWRLEAYRRWLTMTEPTWARVDYPKIDFQDLYYYSAPKPKKTIGSLDEIDPEILKTYEKLGIPLREVALLEGVEPRPGEPNTPSRKIAVDAVFDSVSVATTFQAELKKAGVIFMPISEAIKEHPDLVKKYLGTVVPTSDNYYATLNSAVFSDGSFVYVPPGVRCPMELSTYFRINERNTGQFERTLIIADKGSYVSYLEGCTAPQRDENQLHAAVVELVTHDDAEIKYSTVQNWYPGNSEGKGGIYNFVTKRGDCRGNNSKISWTQVETGSAITWKYPSCILRGDNSRGEFYSIAISNGYQQVDSGTKMIHLGNNTTSRIISKGIAAGRSQNTYRGLVTAHRKAKGARNFTACDSLLIGDQCGAHTVPYIEAKNSSALFEHEATTSKISEDVLFYCVQRGLSQEEAVGLVVNGFVKDVLQQLPMEFAVEAQKLISISLEGSVG; this is translated from the coding sequence ATGGCTGCCGTCCAAGAGACCGTCGATCGGGTTCGCCAGATCGACGTCGATCAATATCGATATGGATTCGAGACGCTGATCGAATCCGACAAGGCCCCGAAGGGGCTTTCGGAAGACATCGTCCGCTTCATCTCAGCGAAGAAGAACGAGCCGGACTGGATGCTGCAGTGGCGGCTCGAGGCCTATCGTCGCTGGCTGACCATGACCGAGCCGACCTGGGCGCGGGTGGACTACCCGAAGATCGATTTCCAGGATCTCTATTACTATTCGGCGCCGAAGCCGAAGAAGACGATCGGCTCGCTCGACGAGATCGATCCCGAGATCCTGAAGACCTACGAGAAGCTCGGCATTCCGCTGCGTGAAGTCGCGCTGCTGGAAGGCGTCGAGCCGCGGCCGGGCGAGCCGAACACGCCGAGCCGCAAGATCGCGGTCGATGCGGTGTTCGATTCGGTCTCGGTGGCGACCACGTTCCAGGCCGAGCTGAAGAAGGCCGGCGTGATCTTCATGCCGATCTCGGAAGCGATCAAAGAACATCCCGACCTGGTGAAGAAATATCTCGGCACCGTGGTGCCGACGTCGGACAATTATTACGCGACGTTGAACTCCGCGGTGTTCTCCGACGGCTCGTTCGTCTACGTGCCGCCGGGCGTGCGCTGTCCGATGGAGCTGTCGACCTATTTCCGCATCAACGAGCGCAACACCGGCCAGTTCGAGCGCACGCTGATCATCGCCGACAAGGGCTCCTACGTTTCTTATCTCGAAGGCTGCACCGCGCCGCAGCGCGACGAGAACCAGTTGCACGCCGCGGTGGTCGAACTGGTCACGCACGACGACGCCGAGATCAAGTACTCGACGGTGCAGAACTGGTACCCGGGCAATTCGGAAGGCAAGGGCGGTATCTACAATTTCGTCACCAAGCGTGGCGATTGCCGCGGCAATAATTCCAAGATCTCCTGGACCCAGGTCGAGACCGGTTCGGCGATCACCTGGAAATATCCGAGCTGCATCCTGCGCGGTGATAATTCGCGCGGCGAGTTCTACTCGATCGCGATCTCGAACGGCTATCAGCAGGTCGATTCGGGCACCAAGATGATCCACCTCGGCAACAACACCACCAGCCGGATCATCTCCAAGGGCATCGCCGCAGGCCGATCGCAGAACACCTATCGCGGCCTCGTCACCGCGCATCGCAAGGCTAAGGGCGCGCGCAACTTCACCGCCTGCGATTCGCTGCTGATCGGCGACCAGTGCGGCGCGCACACTGTGCCGTATATCGAGGCGAAGAATTCCTCGGCGCTGTTCGAGCACGAAGCCACCACGTCGAAGATTTCCGAGGACGTGCTGTTCTACTGCGTCCAGCGTGGCCTCAGCCAGGAGGAGGCCGTCGGCCTCGTCGTCAACGGCTTCGTCAAGGACGTGCTGCAGCAACTGCCGATGGAATTCGCGGTGGAAGCGCAGAAGTTGATCTCGATCTCGCTCGAGGGGAGCGTCGGCTAA
- a CDS encoding MFS transporter, producing the protein MDQRASQRTGLVVLGVCFVLSLLGRGLGESFTVFLLPISQSFGWDRAEVVSIYSLTALCSGIASPFVGRLFDRSGPRLVYMLGLLLLGGAFLGAAIAQQLWQLQLAVGLCVGLGIAFTGTVPNSILLGRWFGPRLPTAMAVVYSATGAGVLLLLPIAQLLIERSGWRGAYELLGAAMLLLLVPLLMLPWRRYAQGAPGGIAAHAASLDAPDDGWTLRAAMRHHAFWALFATFFFTAIGMYAIAAQVVAYLIDAGFPPLQAATAWGFSGVVLVIGMLGVSWLDGVIGRRPSILFSYAVSIAGIVMLWLLKSYPDYVLLTGFVVCFGSMIGSRGPLITATAMKLFRGRHVGLIYGTIAIGSGLGSAFGSWCGGLIHDLSGSYDPVIGFALVAVLLGMIPFLVVPALRERS; encoded by the coding sequence TTGGACCAGCGCGCATCGCAGCGGACCGGCCTCGTCGTGCTCGGCGTGTGCTTCGTGCTGTCGCTGCTCGGCCGCGGCCTGGGCGAGAGCTTCACCGTCTTCCTGCTGCCGATCTCGCAATCGTTCGGCTGGGACCGCGCCGAGGTGGTGTCGATCTATTCGCTGACTGCGCTGTGCAGCGGCATCGCCTCGCCCTTCGTCGGCCGTCTGTTCGACCGCTCCGGCCCGCGCCTCGTCTATATGCTCGGACTGCTGCTGCTCGGCGGCGCCTTCCTCGGTGCGGCCATCGCGCAGCAGCTCTGGCAATTGCAGCTCGCCGTCGGCCTCTGCGTCGGGCTCGGCATCGCCTTCACCGGCACCGTGCCGAACTCGATCCTGCTCGGCCGCTGGTTCGGACCGCGGCTGCCAACCGCGATGGCCGTGGTGTATTCCGCGACCGGCGCCGGCGTGCTGCTGCTGCTGCCGATCGCCCAGCTGCTGATCGAGCGTTCCGGCTGGCGCGGCGCCTACGAGTTGCTGGGCGCGGCGATGCTGCTGCTGCTGGTGCCGCTGCTGATGCTGCCGTGGCGGCGCTATGCCCAGGGTGCGCCGGGCGGCATCGCGGCGCACGCCGCCTCGCTCGACGCACCCGACGACGGCTGGACGCTGCGCGCGGCGATGCGGCACCACGCGTTCTGGGCGCTGTTCGCGACGTTCTTCTTCACCGCGATCGGGATGTACGCGATCGCAGCCCAAGTCGTCGCCTATCTGATCGACGCCGGCTTTCCGCCGCTGCAGGCGGCGACCGCCTGGGGCTTCTCCGGCGTGGTGCTGGTGATCGGCATGCTCGGCGTGAGCTGGCTCGACGGCGTGATCGGCCGCCGGCCCTCGATCCTTTTCTCCTATGCGGTCTCGATCGCCGGCATCGTGATGCTGTGGCTGCTGAAATCCTATCCCGACTACGTCCTGCTGACCGGCTTCGTCGTCTGCTTCGGCAGCATGATCGGCTCGCGCGGCCCGCTGATCACCGCGACCGCGATGAAGCTGTTTCGCGGCCGGCACGTCGGCCTGATCTACGGCACGATCGCGATCGGCAGCGGGCTCGGCTCGGCGTTCGGCTCCTGGTGCGGCGGCCTGATCCACGACCTCAGCGGCAGCTACGACCCGGTGATCGGCTTCGCGCTGGTCGCCGTGCTGCTCGGGATGATTCCGTTTCTGGTGGTGCCGGCGCTGCGCGAGCGGTCCTGA
- the tyrS gene encoding tyrosine--tRNA ligase, producing MTAFKSDFMNVLQQRGFVHQMSDPESLDALAARGEVVAYVGYDCTAPSLHVGHLLSIMMLHWLQATGNKPIALMGGGTTRVGDPSGRDETRKILTYDQIDANKESIKGTFAKFIKFGDGASDALMADNAEWLTKLNYIEMLRDIGRHFSINRMLTMDSVRMRLEREQELSFIEFNYMILQSYDFVELARRYNCNLQMGGSDQWGNIVTGVDLGRRMGTHQLHALTCPLLTTSSGAKMGKTAAGAVWLNGDMLAPYDYWQYWRNTEDADVGRFLKLFTLLPIDEVERLAKLQGAEINEAKKVLATEATALMHGRETAEKAEATARTTFEQGGTAQDLPSIDVTRAELDAGIGVLAAFAEKAGLVASNGEARRQIKAGGLRVNDVLVTDEKMTLTPADLTPEGVIKLSMGKKKHVLLRLA from the coding sequence ATGACCGCATTTAAGTCTGATTTTATGAACGTGCTCCAGCAGCGGGGCTTCGTTCATCAGATGTCCGACCCGGAATCGCTGGACGCGCTGGCAGCGCGCGGCGAGGTCGTCGCCTATGTCGGCTACGACTGCACCGCGCCGTCGCTGCATGTCGGTCATCTCTTGTCGATCATGATGCTGCACTGGCTGCAGGCCACCGGCAACAAGCCGATCGCGCTGATGGGCGGCGGCACCACGCGCGTCGGCGATCCGTCCGGCCGCGACGAGACCCGCAAGATCCTCACCTACGACCAGATCGACGCCAACAAGGAGTCGATCAAGGGCACGTTCGCGAAGTTCATCAAGTTCGGCGACGGCGCCAGCGACGCGCTGATGGCCGACAACGCCGAATGGCTGACCAAGCTGAACTACATCGAGATGCTGCGCGACATCGGCCGCCACTTCTCGATCAACCGCATGCTGACGATGGATTCGGTGCGGATGCGGCTCGAGCGCGAGCAGGAGCTGTCGTTCATCGAGTTCAATTACATGATCCTGCAGTCCTACGACTTCGTCGAGCTGGCGCGGCGCTACAATTGCAACCTTCAGATGGGCGGCTCCGACCAGTGGGGCAACATCGTCACCGGCGTCGACCTCGGCCGCCGCATGGGGACGCACCAGCTTCACGCGCTGACTTGCCCGCTGCTGACGACATCGTCCGGCGCCAAGATGGGCAAGACCGCCGCCGGCGCGGTCTGGCTCAACGGCGACATGCTGGCGCCCTACGACTACTGGCAGTACTGGCGCAACACCGAGGACGCCGACGTCGGCCGCTTCCTCAAACTGTTCACGCTGCTGCCGATCGACGAGGTCGAACGGCTGGCGAAGCTGCAGGGAGCCGAGATCAACGAGGCGAAGAAGGTGCTCGCCACCGAGGCGACCGCACTGATGCACGGCCGTGAGACGGCGGAGAAGGCGGAGGCGACGGCGCGGACGACGTTCGAACAAGGCGGCACCGCGCAGGACCTGCCGAGCATCGACGTCACCCGCGCCGAGCTCGACGCCGGGATCGGCGTGCTCGCGGCGTTCGCCGAGAAGGCCGGCCTCGTCGCCTCCAACGGCGAGGCGCGGCGGCAGATCAAGGCCGGCGGCCTGCGGGTCAACGACGTCCTCGTGACCGACGAGAAGATGACGCTGACCCCGGCAGATCTCACCCCTGAGGGCGTGATCAAGCTGTCGATGGGCAAGAAGAAGCACGTCCTGCTCAGGCTCGCATAG
- the sufC gene encoding Fe-S cluster assembly ATPase SufC yields the protein MSALLEVKNLQVRVAEREILHGLTLSVNPGEVHAIMGPNGSGKSTLSHVIAGKPGYEVTGGEILFKGEDLLAMAPDERAAKGVFLAFQYPVEIPGVATMTFLRTALNAQRKSRGEAELSTPDFLKRVREVAGSLGIPQEMLKRGVNVGFSGGEKKRNEVLQMALFQPSLCILDEMDSGLDIDALRIASEGVNALRTPDRAMVVITHYQRLLDYIVPDFVHVMSRGKVVKSGGKELALELEANGYAQYQDAAA from the coding sequence ATGTCCGCATTGCTCGAAGTCAAGAATCTCCAGGTCCGCGTCGCCGAGCGCGAGATCCTGCATGGGCTGACGCTCAGCGTGAATCCGGGTGAGGTGCACGCGATCATGGGGCCGAACGGCTCCGGCAAGTCGACGCTGTCGCATGTGATCGCCGGCAAGCCGGGCTACGAAGTCACCGGCGGCGAGATCCTGTTCAAGGGCGAGGATCTGCTGGCGATGGCGCCGGACGAGCGCGCCGCCAAGGGCGTGTTCCTGGCATTTCAGTATCCGGTCGAAATTCCCGGCGTGGCGACGATGACGTTCCTGCGCACCGCGCTGAACGCGCAGCGCAAGTCGCGCGGCGAAGCCGAACTGTCGACGCCGGATTTCCTCAAGCGCGTGCGTGAAGTGGCGGGTTCGCTCGGCATTCCGCAGGAGATGCTGAAGCGCGGCGTCAATGTCGGCTTCTCCGGCGGCGAGAAGAAGCGCAACGAAGTGCTGCAGATGGCGCTGTTTCAGCCGAGCCTGTGCATCCTCGACGAGATGGATTCCGGCCTCGACATCGACGCGCTGCGCATCGCCTCCGAAGGCGTCAACGCGCTGCGCACGCCGGACCGGGCGATGGTGGTGATCACGCATTATCAGCGGCTGCTCGACTACATCGTGCCGGACTTCGTGCATGTGATGTCGCGCGGCAAGGTGGTGAAGAGCGGCGGCAAGGAGCTGGCGCTCGAACTCGAAGCCAATGGCTACGCGCAATATCAGGACGCGGCGGCCTGA
- a CDS encoding cytochrome b, whose product MTTTTFESTGKSPSTYGGFAVALHWLIFFAVIALFASMNYAQGLEKADPLRGTLYNWHKAIGTVVLGLAVLRVLWIRIHGAPDLVPSPRITEVIARISHGLLYLLLIALPATGVGMTLFSGRGIDLLGIPPLLEANKAVAGALHAAHGPLFLATVIVVFIHVIGALWHQYGRHDATLGRMVPWLRVKE is encoded by the coding sequence ATGACCACGACCACCTTTGAATCCACGGGGAAGAGCCCGAGCACGTATGGCGGCTTCGCCGTCGCCCTTCATTGGCTGATCTTCTTCGCCGTGATCGCGCTGTTCGCCTCCATGAATTATGCCCAGGGCCTGGAGAAAGCCGACCCGCTGCGCGGCACGCTGTACAATTGGCACAAGGCGATCGGCACGGTGGTGCTGGGCCTCGCGGTGCTGCGCGTTCTGTGGATCAGGATCCACGGTGCGCCGGACCTGGTGCCGTCGCCGCGGATCACCGAGGTGATCGCCCGGATCAGCCACGGCCTGCTGTATCTGCTGCTGATCGCCCTGCCCGCCACCGGCGTCGGCATGACGCTGTTCTCCGGCCGCGGCATCGATCTGCTCGGCATCCCGCCGCTGCTCGAAGCCAACAAGGCGGTGGCCGGCGCACTGCACGCGGCCCACGGACCGCTGTTCCTGGCGACGGTCATCGTGGTGTTCATCCACGTCATCGGCGCGCTGTGGCATCAATACGGCCGCCACGACGCCACGCTCGGCCGCATGGTGCCCTGGCTGCGCGTCAAGGAGTGA